The Glycine max cultivar Williams 82 chromosome 3, Glycine_max_v4.0, whole genome shotgun sequence sequence tcacctctttctattttctttactaTCTCAATGAAtgggaaaataacaaacaaaacaagttgATAGAGTATCCACACATACTAGTCATCAACAAGCTAAAAAGATGTATACTTGACAGTTATTACACTACAACTTTACTAAGATTCTGGACTTTAGCAACTATAGCATAGTGAAACATGTCTTGCTAAAAATTTCTTGCTATCATCTCTTGCTCCGCCATCTCTTGTCTGAATCTAGTGATGAACTCCTCTGCTCGTTCATCTATTCCTTGCATTTGAGGTGAAGCTAAAGCCAAAGATTCCCACATGCCATCTGATTCTGAAGTGCAAGATCCACCACCCTTTGTTGTTCCTTCTCCCCCAGAGAGCCTTTCAGTTCGTGGTTTTTGTGCTGTCTGTGGCTTCAAATGCCCCACCAAGTCACATGAAGGCTCTCTAAAGAGCTTGTCAATATACACAGGTGCAGGCTTCTTGTGGAACCCGAAGATGAAGCTTCTCACTGTGGCTAAGGCTAATCTTTTGCGACGAAAACGTTTGGTAG is a genomic window containing:
- the LOC100776152 gene encoding uncharacterized protein, yielding MKSCISLKLRLSLPPAKKAWKSITSTLGKLHRSKSKAMKKPRKHYSKTTTKKVTKAPPKFLATKRFRRKRLALATVRSFIFGFHKKPAPVYIDKLFREPSCDLVGHLKPQTAQKPRTERLSGGEGTTKGGGSCTSESDGMWESLALASPQMQGIDERAEEFITRFRQEMAEQEMIARNF